The Aspergillus luchuensis IFO 4308 DNA, chromosome 6, nearly complete sequence genome segment GGCTCTTCAAACTTCGTCCTTGCAGGAGGTTCCCGAGCTGATGAGAAACATCATGACACTGCATATGCCAGGTCGAAGGCTGCTACTATCCATAGTAAACCATAGCTTTCCTCCACTCTTGTCCTCCCCAACACCGCGACGGATCCTTCCACCCCCATGGGTTCTTGATTCTGTGTGAGCTGTCGGGTGGATTTACCCCCACCACCGTTGAGAAGGCATCGTCATGACCCACTTTGGCTGCTCGCTCAGCCTCTCGACCGCTTCGGAAAACCCATATCAATGCATGTCAGACTGGTGCCGGATGAGACATGAGCCTGCCAGTGTTGGGCCTGGAACCTCATCTTGGGGCCCGAGCAAGGTGGCGTGGCGTGTTACAAGCTGAATTGGCTTTCAAACGACTCAAATAGACTCGCTGGTCGGGATACCTACACCGTCCATGTCCACCAAATGTGGCGTGTATGTCAGCCCCAAGAACTATCGGCCAAATTTAGGCCTGTTCGAGCGCCTCACCCAAGTGTCAGTGCACAGAGGAGGCTGTACGGGACATTGCGTTATCGCGCCGGGGTAATGCACTAATCTATGACATGCTTTCCCTGCCCATCAGTGATACCCTATGAATCTCTGCAGTCTCTGGGTTCATGggatattctttctttctgggcATGCACTGTCCTGTTGTTGTTACTGCTTGTTtgacttcctcttttttctttctgcagTTGAGGCCCCCCCAGCGCGCTTGGTGGATGTCACTATAGTGGCATTCACTTGTGCAGAATGAAGCTGTTCATTGTTATCTATCGTTATCTTTTCACTATAGCATTATTGAGCCGCATTGCACAATCTCTGCCACATCTCCCTGAAGAGGTAGATTGGAATTTGAACCAAAATGAAACCGCTACGAACCCTCTCGACTACTCGGGTCAGTGGGATGGTCACTCATACACTCCTTCTCCGGATAACTGGCGTTTCCCTTTCTACACGATATTCCTCGATAGATTTGTCAACGGCGATCCCAGCAACGATGATGCGAATGGCACACAGTGGGAACACATACTGACTTCCAATCAATTCCGTCATGGCGGAGATGTTCTTGGCTTGGTCGATACGTTCGATTACCTTCAGGGCATGGGAATTAAGGTGAGCTTGCTGCCTCGCATAGGTGACAGAACTTCAGAGACTGACTTGATTGCCTTTGCTAGGGTATTTATCTCGCCGGAACGCCGTACATTAACTTTCCCTGGGGTGCCGACGGATATTCCCCGCTGGACCTAACCCTGATGGACCATCACTATGGTACGATCGACGACTGGCGCACAATGATATCCGAGGCCCATCAGAGGGGGATATATGTTCTCTTCGATAACACCTTTGGGACGTATGTGCGATGACCTGTGCCCCATATCGGAGCGTACAATGCTGACCGCGGGGGAACAGGATGGGCGATCTTATTGGTTTCCAGGGCTACTTGAACAGGTCCGCGCCGATCAATCCCAGCGAATACGACTACGTATGGAAATACGATCGTCAATATTGGGATTTCAAACCCGGGAATGAAATCGAATCACAGTGTCCCTGGGAGTATCCAAGATTCTGGGACGATGACGGGACTGGCTTGACCACAACCACACTTGGCGCTTCATGCCGTGACAGTGAATTCGACCAAGTAGACCTCTCCCCAATTCATTGCATTGGCTATCACTGACTATATACTTCAGTATGGAGAAGTAGCTGCTTTTGGAAACTACACTGAATGGGAAGGGCAGATTGCCAAATTTGCCTTTGTGCAAGATCGTCTGCGCTCATGGCGGCCTGACGTCCTGGCGAAGATCAAACACTTCTCCTGTctgaccatcaccatgctTGACATCGATGGGTTCCGCGTCGATAAGGCTCTTCAGGTGACCCTGGATCAACTGGGCGATTGGTCCGAGTCAGTGCGTGATTGCGCCCAGCAAGTGGGTAAAGACAACTTCTACATCCCTGGGGAGATTGTCTCAGGGAATGCCTTTGGATCGTTGTATATTGGTCGCGGCCGCCAGACGAATCAGACCATCTCCAATATCACTGAGGCCTTTTTGATGACGAACAAGACGGACAAGGCCACCGAGGATCTCTTTCTCAGACCTACATCGCAATCCGCCTTGGACGGGGCTGCGTTTCACTACACGCTGTACCGAGGATTGAGTCGGTTTTTAGGGTCAGTTGTCCCGCTCATCCCCCGAAAAGCTCCTTCCATCCATACTAATGTGCTCATATTTAGCCTGGATGGTATCTACGCCGCCGAAGGTGATCCGCCAGTAAATTTCATCGAGACTTGGAACGGCCTCGTGGAGACTAACGACatgatcaacatcaacactGGAAAGTTCGACCCGCGCCACCTGTTTGGTGTCACGAATCAGGACGTTTTTCGGTGGCCAGCCATCGCCAACGGTACCCATAAGCAGAATTTGGGGCTGTACATCGCATCATTACTCATGCCAGGAATCCCCATTCTCTCCTGGGGCGAGGAACAGGATTTCTACATTTTGGACAACCAGGCTGACAATTATAGTATGTAATTCGCGTCCTCAACCCCTTTTCCTCACTAACACTCTATAGTCTTCGGTCGCGGCCCCATGTCATCTGCTCAAGCATGGCAGCTTCACGGATGCTACAAGCTCGGGGCATCGAAATATGTCAACTTCCCGCTCGACCGCGCCCTGACTGGATGCGGTGATGATTCCGTTAGCCTTGATCATCGGGACCCTTCCCATCCTGTTCGTGGTCTTATCAAAATGATGTTTGAGATGCGACAGAACTACCCCGTTCTGAATGATGGCTGGTACCTTCAACAATTGTCCAACCATACCTTCGACATCTACCTTCCCGGCAGTAATGGAACTCCAACTGAGACGGGAATGTGGAGTGTGATGAGGTCCCGCTTTACAGACCTACAAAACTTCGATGGTCAGGGTCAGGGTAACCAGAGTGTTTGGCTAGTGTATTCGAACGACAACAAGACGGTCGATCACCAGTTCAACTGCACTAGCAAGGATGCCCTGATCTCACCATTTCCTGCAGGAACCACGGTGAAGAACCTGTTCTATCCGTTTGACGAATATACTCTCATTAACAGCTCTGTGACGCTTGGGTAAAGTTTTACCACCAAAGAGTTGAACTGACTTCGCTAATCATCAGTAGATTCGAAGGATCGGAACTCCCCAATGGATGTTATCCTCAGCTGACGATGCCGGCCTGGGGCTTTAAAGCCTTTGTCCCCAAGGCTAAATTTGTGAAGCCTTCGCCATACATAACACGCTTCAGCCCGGGGCACGATGCGCGGTTTATCTCCCAGGGAAACGATGGGGAGACCATACAAATTGGCTTCGAGTTCTCCCAGGAGATGAATTGCAGCCAAATTACAGACTCGCTGACGGTGACGTCTAAAGCACTAAATGATGAGAGTGCTCGGATTGACAAGAATTCAGTCTCATGCAGTTCATTTGCTGAGATACAAGTAGCGACATTTCCTGGTGCTCTCACTAGCGTCTTTGGCTACCAGGTCAATTTGACCAACGTTTATCCTGGAGTCCACAGGATCACTGTTAGCAACGTGACTACTACAGAGGGAAACCAATCAACAAACGTAAGTATACACTTCCTCTATGCCGCTGCACAAAGCTACAATGCTAAGTAATATGGGCAGTCCGTGGATCACTTCATGTTTCGCATCGGAGAGACGAACAATCCCATGGTGTGGCCGCAACTGGCCAACTACAGCCGGACTCTGCTATTTGACACTCCATCCCCTGCAACGGAACCCTTGTCTGTAAGGCCACAGGCCCCAGGTGCAGATATGTGGCGCTACTCGCTCGACTTCGGGGCTAATTTCAGTCCCTGGATGGCATATACCGGGTTCAATACGTCCATCCCGGGTAAGAACTGGACCGGGACTGCGAAGCAAGCGTGGGATGGAGAGCACATTATCGCCCAGTATTGGAGCAAGCTCACTGGGAGTAGCGACCACTGGCAGCATGGAGACTCCCAATGGCAATACAAACCACCTCGTCGCTTTCCCAACCTCTTTATTGAGGGTGAATTTAATCAGTTCGGATACGACGCTGGCTACTCCAACACGATGAGCCTCAGCAACGTCACTGGCGATTGGGAGATCCACTTCATGGGCGAATGGCCCGTACAGGTCGCATTCAATGCCTGGGGAATCAATGAAGACGGCCTGCCCGATCAGACACAAGTCTATGGGGATATCGACGGCGACAACGTCCTGGATCAAGTTCCCCCCGTCACGCTTCTAAGCAATGTGTTCAACGTCaccatcccacccccctcGCCTTATCTAGCTTTTAAGCTTTCGGTGAATGACGGCGATTTGAGGGTCTACGCCACACCCACCGGATCGAGATGGGTCCAGCTAGCTCTCTTCATCTTGCTAGCTGTCATACCTGTCGCCACAGCTGTCGGGGCAGTGTTCATTTACCTCAAGGCTTTTTACCAGGTCAAGTTCAATCAAGTCGGCGTCACGGAGAAGACTTCGACGTTTGCACCGCTTCTGGGGGCCCTTATGAAGATAACTCGGTCTTCTAACGAAAAGGAAGCCAGCCCGGAAGAGACTCAGCGTTCCGTGAGCCCGTCAGGCCTTCCCACTGGAAGCGCCATTGGAGCCATTGTTAACACCCCACGACGTACTGTCCTTATTGCCACCATGGAATACGACATTGAAGATTGGGCCATCAAGATAAAAATCGGTGGACTAGGTGTGATGGCTCAATTAATGGGCAAGAACCTTACCCATCAGGACCTCATATGGGTGGTTCCCTGTGTTGGAGGCGTGGACTACCCTAGGGATGACCCGCGTGAACCCATGGTGGTGACGGTCCTTGGGACAACATACCATGTTGATGTTCAGTACCATCGACTGCATAATATAACATACGTCCTGCTGGATGCGCCTGTGTTTCGAGCCCAAACGAAGTCGGACCCGTATCCTGCCCGGATGGACGACCTCAATTCCGCCATTTTCTACTCGGCCTGGAACCAATGCATTGCTGAAGCCATCAAGCGGTTCCCGCAGATTGACCTCTACCATATCAACGATTACCACGGTGCAGCAGCTCCACTCTATCTCCTACCTCGAACAATTCCATGCTGCCTGTCTCTGCATAACGCGGAATTTCAAGGCTTGTGGCCAATGCGAAACCCCCAGCAAATACAAGAGGTCTGCCGAGTGTTCAATCTGGATCAGGCAGTAGTCAAGAAATACGTCCAGTTCGGTGACGTGTTCAATCTCCTTCACTGCGCCGCGAACTACCTGAAAATACACCAGAACGGATTCGGGGCAGTGGGTGTCTCGAAGAAATACGGCAAGCGATCGTACGCCAGATATCCTATTTTCTGGGGTCTCAAGAGCGTTGGAGCCTTGCCTAATCCTGACCCGTCCGACTTGGCAGACTGGGACAGCAATGCGAGCAAACAGACCGAGGAGGTCACCATCGATTTAGAGTTCGAGGCCAGCCGTGGCGCactgaaaaagcaagcacagGAGTGGGCAGGGCTGAAGGTTGACCCCGACGCTCAGTTATTTGTCTTTGTCGGGCGCTGGTCCATGCAAAAGGGCGTTGACCTTATCGCGGACATCTTCCCCTCCGTTTTGGATGCTCACCCGAAGGTACAGTTGATGTGCATTGGACCAGTCATCGATCTCTATGGGAGGTTTGCGGCTTTGAAGCTGAACCGGTTGATGGAACTCTATCCAGGGCGTGTCTATTCCAAGCCAGAATTTACTGCCCTACCTCCCTTCATCTTCAGTGGCGCTGAATTTGCATTGATTCCATCGCGGGATGAACCGTTTGGTCTTGTGGCTGTCGAATTTGGCCGCAAAGGAGCTTTAGGCGTGGGATCACGGTATGACTATACACAAACGTTGCTACCGGTATCAATGCTGACGTATGTACATTATGTAGGGTCGGTGGCCTTGGACAGATGCCAGGATGGTGGTACACAATGTAAGCCTCTCCATCCTACCAATGAAAATGCAGAGGCAGAGTGCTAATGTATTCAAGTGAGTCGATGACAACGAAACATCTCATCCACCAGTTCAAGCTGGCCATCAACGATGCTCTGAGATCATCTCAAGAAACACGCGCTATGATGCGTGCACGGTCAGGCAAGCAACGGTTCCCCGTGGCACAGTGGGTCGAGGATTTGGGTATTCTACAAACTACCTCCATCATAAAGCACGCAAAGCACTCAAAAAGCCAGGATCGCAATTCTTGGAGGGTATCCGGTGTCAGTACAATGGTTCCTGATAGACCTCGCAACTTTCGGTTCTCATCGAGCTCAAATACCAGTCGCGAACAGAGCCGTTCACGCAGCTCAGACAACTCGGGTCCCCCCAGCAGGCCCATTACTGCAGACGCAAAACAAGCCGTTGCTAGGCCAGGCCACAGCCATGTTGCCTCGTTGCCAGCAAATCTGCCTTCGAACCCCAACATGTTCAATGATTCTGACACTGACAACGAGCCAAGACGCAGACCAatatcctccaccccccGCGGAGGTCCTCGAATTGTTTATACTCTTGGCAATGACGACCAAGATCTCGAGAACATGACAAGTGTAACCCAAGATGACTTCAGCCCTCATCTTGCCTCGTATCTGTCGCCATCCGGTGCACCAAATACTCCCCCAACCTTTGCTAACTCTGGGGCCAGTACCCCCACCCTCGGCGCCGGACCGGACGATGGCCTGCTAGGACGAAGGAACCTAAGCCCGTCGATGATGAGTCTTGTTAGCATCCATGACATCGTCAAGGAGAAACAAGACTACAACCTCCAGAAAGTCAATCCGTTTTTCACAGATGCCAATCATGAGTACGCAGCGAAGTTTGAACGGAAGCTTGCTGGCCTGAACGGCAAAAACTCTGAGGACCAGTTGTGCATTGAGGAATTCATCGAGAAAAGCGAAAAGGACTGGTTCAACCGGTACCGAGATGTCAAACTGGGAAAATCACCTCTCCCATCTCCGTCCCCATCTATCTTTCGCTTCAAAGCTCAGGACGCAAGTCGACCACCTACCCCTCCAGTCAATGGACCTGCTGAGGATCCAAACGGAGGGCAATTTCTTCTCCCGAAGGATTACGTTCCTCCTACAGGCTTGAAGCGTTTCATGCTTATCAAGCTGGGCGACTGGCCCTTGTATTCAATCGTGCTTGCTATCGTGAGTATGAACCTTCCCCAGGTGCAGCCCAAATCAACCACTAACAGCACCATGCCAGGGCCAAATTCTCGCCTTGAACTCCTATCAGATTACTCTGTTGAACGGCGAGATCGGAGAGACGGCAGAAAAGCTGTACATCCTGGCTTCGATTTATCTCGCGTCCTCCATCATCTGGTGGATGGTTTTCCGGCTTGTTCCATCAGTTTATGTGCTAACCATCCCTTACCTGGTATGTGAACTTGCTTCCGTATGCTTCACTGCCTAGGCCTTCATTCTAACTGTGTTCAAGTTGTACGGCTTAGCCTTCCTGTTCGTGGGAATCGCGGGCCCCCTTGgcaacagcaccagccagACATGGCTACAGAATGTGGGCACCGGGCTGTATTCATTTGCATCTTCTAGTGGATCCATCTTTTTCGCCCTGAACTTTGGAGATGAAGGTATGTATATGGACAGCATCTGCCGGCCACATTAACTAACCCTTGTGTGTTTAGGCGGGGCGCCTCTCAGCTCCTGGATTTACCGAGCAACGGTGATTCAGGGTAGCCAGCAGCTATGCATCAGTTTCCTATGGTACTGGGGTAGCTGGATGGCAAGCCTCAACCAAGAGGGCAGTACGCGATTCAGTCTTAGCATAACTGACCCAAACGTGTTGCTCGGGGTCGGCATCGGCCTGGCTTGTGTGCTGTGGCTGTTGGGTGCCTTGGTATTCTTCGGACTCCCTGCATACTACCGGCAAACACCTGGTCGGGTCCCAACTTTCTACCTCTCGCTCTTCCGGCGTCGGGTCATCCTGGTATGTTTCTGTTTGTCTTTATAATACTCGGCCTTTGATATCGGGAGCTAACCGACGTTCTTCTAGTGGTTCTTCTACATGGTGTTCATCTCCAACTACTGGCTATCAGCACCGTATGGGCGAAACTGGCTGTACCTCTGGTCCAGCAAGCACGCCAAGGTGTGGCAGATCATTCTCCTAGTCgttctcttctttgtcgtGGTGTGGGCAGCTGCGCTCTGGGTATTTCACGTGCTTTCCAA includes the following:
- a CDS encoding uncharacterized protein (CAZy:GH13;~CAZy:GT5;~COG:M;~EggNog:ENOG410PF9V;~InterPro:IPR013534,IPR006047,IPR017853;~PFAM:PF08323,PF00128;~SECRETED:SignalP(1-23);~TransMembrane:3 (n11-18c23/24o1080-1105i1969-1991o2003-2021i);~go_function: GO:0003824 - catalytic activity [Evidence IEA];~go_process: GO:0005975 - carbohydrate metabolic process [Evidence IEA]), which translates into the protein MKLFIVIYRYLFTIALLSRIAQSLPHLPEEVDWNLNQNETATNPLDYSGQWDGHSYTPSPDNWRFPFYTIFLDRFVNGDPSNDDANGTQWEHILTSNQFRHGGDVLGLVDTFDYLQGMGIKGIYLAGTPYINFPWGADGYSPLDLTLMDHHYGTIDDWRTMISEAHQRGIYVLFDNTFGTMGDLIGFQGYLNRSAPINPSEYDYVWKYDRQYWDFKPGNEIESQCPWEYPRFWDDDGTGLTTTTLGASCRDSEFDQYGEVAAFGNYTEWEGQIAKFAFVQDRLRSWRPDVLAKIKHFSCLTITMLDIDGFRVDKALQVTLDQLGDWSESVRDCAQQVGKDNFYIPGEIVSGNAFGSLYIGRGRQTNQTISNITEAFLMTNKTDKATEDLFLRPTSQSALDGAAFHYTLYRGLSRFLGLDGIYAAEGDPPVNFIETWNGLVETNDMININTGKFDPRHLFGVTNQDVFRWPAIANGTHKQNLGLYIASLLMPGIPILSWGEEQDFYILDNQADNYIFGRGPMSSAQAWQLHGCYKLGASKYVNFPLDRALTGCGDDSVSLDHRDPSHPVRGLIKMMFEMRQNYPVLNDGWYLQQLSNHTFDIYLPGSNGTPTETGMWSVMRSRFTDLQNFDGQGQGNQSVWLVYSNDNKTVDHQFNCTSKDALISPFPAGTTVKNLFYPFDEYTLINSSVTLGFEGSELPNGCYPQLTMPAWGFKAFVPKAKFVKPSPYITRFSPGHDARFISQGNDGETIQIGFEFSQEMNCSQITDSLTVTSKALNDESARIDKNSVSCSSFAEIQVATFPGALTSVFGYQVNLTNVYPGVHRITVSNVTTTEGNQSTNSVDHFMFRIGETNNPMVWPQLANYSRTLLFDTPSPATEPLSVRPQAPGADMWRYSLDFGANFSPWMAYTGFNTSIPGKNWTGTAKQAWDGEHIIAQYWSKLTGSSDHWQHGDSQWQYKPPRRFPNLFIEGEFNQFGYDAGYSNTMSLSNVTGDWEIHFMGEWPVQVAFNAWGINEDGLPDQTQVYGDIDGDNVLDQVPPVTLLSNVFNVTIPPPSPYLAFKLSVNDGDLRVYATPTGSRWVQLALFILLAVIPVATAVGAVFIYLKAFYQVKFNQVGVTEKTSTFAPLLGALMKITRSSNEKEASPEETQRSVSPSGLPTGSAIGAIVNTPRRTVLIATMEYDIEDWAIKIKIGGLGVMAQLMGKNLTHQDLIWVVPCVGGVDYPRDDPREPMVVTVLGTTYHVDVQYHRLHNITYVLLDAPVFRAQTKSDPYPARMDDLNSAIFYSAWNQCIAEAIKRFPQIDLYHINDYHGAAAPLYLLPRTIPCCLSLHNAEFQGLWPMRNPQQIQEVCRVFNLDQAVVKKYVQFGDVFNLLHCAANYLKIHQNGFGAVGVSKKYGKRSYARYPIFWGLKSVGALPNPDPSDLADWDSNASKQTEEVTIDLEFEASRGALKKQAQEWAGLKVDPDAQLFVFVGRWSMQKGVDLIADIFPSVLDAHPKVQLMCIGPVIDLYGRFAALKLNRLMELYPGRVYSKPEFTALPPFIFSGAEFALIPSRDEPFGLVAVEFGRKGALGVGSRVGGLGQMPGWWYTIESMTTKHLIHQFKLAINDALRSSQETRAMMRARSGKQRFPVAQWVEDLGILQTTSIIKHAKHSKSQDRNSWRVSGVSTMVPDRPRNFRFSSSSNTSREQSRSRSSDNSGPPSRPITADAKQAVARPGHSHVASLPANLPSNPNMFNDSDTDNEPRRRPISSTPRGGPRIVYTLGNDDQDLENMTSVTQDDFSPHLASYLSPSGAPNTPPTFANSGASTPTLGAGPDDGLLGRRNLSPSMMSLVSIHDIVKEKQDYNLQKVNPFFTDANHEYAAKFERKLAGLNGKNSEDQLCIEEFIEKSEKDWFNRYRDVKLGKSPLPSPSPSIFRFKAQDASRPPTPPVNGPAEDPNGGQFLLPKDYVPPTGLKRFMLIKLGDWPLYSIVLAIGQILALNSYQITLLNGEIGETAEKLYILASIYLASSIIWWMVFRLVPSVYVLTIPYLVCELASVCFTA